One window of Cuculus canorus isolate bCucCan1 chromosome 10, bCucCan1.pri, whole genome shotgun sequence genomic DNA carries:
- the LOC104054302 gene encoding G-protein coupled receptor 83 isoform X3, with amino-acid sequence MHLTEKEPKHSKEDQNDLDLEDLGDFGSGTKYEGESQSQTVKALLIVAYSVIICISLFGNILVCHVVIKNKRMHSATSLFIVNLAIADVMITVLNTPFTLVRFVSSTWVFGKLMCHISRFVQYCSVHVSVLTLAAIALDRHQVIMHPLKPRMSMVKGGICIIIIWVMASCFSLPHAIYQTLTRFYIGNRTIRMVCLPSFPPPADLFWKYLDLTTFVLLYVLPLLVISITYTIVAKKLWLRNAIGDLTMEQYYAHQRKKKMTLKMLMVVVLVFAVCWFPLNCYVVLISCRAIHSSNALYFAFHWFAMSSTCYNPFIYCWLNENFRSELKSLLYVCRRRSAAQSHALQSISLPFRHAWVENCHYKRGSTCQKTRASSQRNSAKTDISSVQPIVAES; translated from the exons ATGCATCTGACTGAAAAGGAACCAAAGCACTCCAAGGAGGATCAAAA TGATTTGGACCTGGAGGACCTGGGGGACTTCGGCAGTGGGACCAAATATGAGGGCGAGTCCCAGAGCCAGACGGTGAAGGCGCTGCTGATTGTAGCCTACTCTGTGATCATCTGCATCTCACTATTCGGCAACATCCTGGTGTGCCATGTGGTGATCAAGAACAAAAGGATGCactcagccaccagcctcttcATCGTCAACCTGGCCATTGCTGACGTGATGATCACCGTTCTGAACACCCCCTTCACGCTG GTGCGATTTGTAAGCAGTACGTGGGTTTTTGGGAAGCTGATGTGCCACATAAGCCGGTTTGTGCAGTACTGTTCTGTCCACGTCTCCGTGCTGACCCTTGCTGCCATCGCTCTGGATCGGCATCAG GTTATCATGCACCCCCTCAAGCCACGCATGTCCATGGTGAAAGGAGGGATCTGCATCATTATCATCTGGGTGATGGCCAGCTGCTTCTCACTGCCTCATGCCATCTACCAGACTTTGACGAGATTTTATATTGG GAACAGAACAATACGAATGGTctgcctccccagcttccctcctcctgctgacCTATTCTGGAAGTATTTGGACTTGACTACTTTTGTTCTGTTGTATGTCTTGCCCTTGCTTGTGATCTCCATCACATACACCATAGTGGCCAAGAAGCTCTGGCTGAGGAATGCCATCGGGGACCTCACCATGGAGCAATACTATGCCCATCAACGGAAAAAGAAGATGACATTGAAGATGCTGATGGTGGTGGTGTTAGTATTTGCAGTATGTTGGTTCCCCCTGAACTGCTACGTGGTGTTGATCTCCTGCAGGGCCATCCACAGCAGCAATGCTCTGTACTTCGCTTTTCACTGGTTTGCCATGAGCAGCACTTGCTACAACCCCTTCATTTACTGTTGGCTGAATGAGAACTTCAGATCCGAGTTGAAATCCTTGCTGTATGTGTGCCGGCGAAGAAGTGCAGCCCAGAGTCATGCCCTGCAGTCCATCTCACTTCCTTTCAGGCATGCCTGGGTTGAGAACTGCCACTATAAAAGAGGCAGCACCTGCCAGAAGACAAGGGCATCTTCCCAGAGGAACTCTGCAAAGACAGACATATCCAGCGTTCAGCCTATTGTGGCAGAAAGCTGA
- the LOC104054302 gene encoding G-protein coupled receptor 83 isoform X1 has protein sequence MRRHVWFPLQYISKPFWRAENHSTTNFFSALYGFPNQSFFHSDLDLEDLGDFGSGTKYEGESQSQTVKALLIVAYSVIICISLFGNILVCHVVIKNKRMHSATSLFIVNLAIADVMITVLNTPFTLVRFVSSTWVFGKLMCHISRFVQYCSVHVSVLTLAAIALDRHQVIMHPLKPRMSMVKGGICIIIIWVMASCFSLPHAIYQTLTRFYIGNRTIRMVCLPSFPPPADLFWKYLDLTTFVLLYVLPLLVISITYTIVAKKLWLRNAIGDLTMEQYYAHQRKKKMTLKMLMVVVLVFAVCWFPLNCYVVLISCRAIHSSNALYFAFHWFAMSSTCYNPFIYCWLNENFRSELKSLLYVCRRRSAAQSHALQSISLPFRHAWVENCHYKRGSTCQKTRASSQRNSAKTDISSVQPIVAES, from the exons ATGAGGAGGCACGTGTGGTTCCCTTTGCAGTACATCTCTAAGCCCTTCTGGAGAGCAGAGAATCACAGCACGACCAACTTCTTCTCTGCACTGTATGGCTTCCCTAACCAGTCCTTCTTCCACAGTGATTTGGACCTGGAGGACCTGGGGGACTTCGGCAGTGGGACCAAATATGAGGGCGAGTCCCAGAGCCAGACGGTGAAGGCGCTGCTGATTGTAGCCTACTCTGTGATCATCTGCATCTCACTATTCGGCAACATCCTGGTGTGCCATGTGGTGATCAAGAACAAAAGGATGCactcagccaccagcctcttcATCGTCAACCTGGCCATTGCTGACGTGATGATCACCGTTCTGAACACCCCCTTCACGCTG GTGCGATTTGTAAGCAGTACGTGGGTTTTTGGGAAGCTGATGTGCCACATAAGCCGGTTTGTGCAGTACTGTTCTGTCCACGTCTCCGTGCTGACCCTTGCTGCCATCGCTCTGGATCGGCATCAG GTTATCATGCACCCCCTCAAGCCACGCATGTCCATGGTGAAAGGAGGGATCTGCATCATTATCATCTGGGTGATGGCCAGCTGCTTCTCACTGCCTCATGCCATCTACCAGACTTTGACGAGATTTTATATTGG GAACAGAACAATACGAATGGTctgcctccccagcttccctcctcctgctgacCTATTCTGGAAGTATTTGGACTTGACTACTTTTGTTCTGTTGTATGTCTTGCCCTTGCTTGTGATCTCCATCACATACACCATAGTGGCCAAGAAGCTCTGGCTGAGGAATGCCATCGGGGACCTCACCATGGAGCAATACTATGCCCATCAACGGAAAAAGAAGATGACATTGAAGATGCTGATGGTGGTGGTGTTAGTATTTGCAGTATGTTGGTTCCCCCTGAACTGCTACGTGGTGTTGATCTCCTGCAGGGCCATCCACAGCAGCAATGCTCTGTACTTCGCTTTTCACTGGTTTGCCATGAGCAGCACTTGCTACAACCCCTTCATTTACTGTTGGCTGAATGAGAACTTCAGATCCGAGTTGAAATCCTTGCTGTATGTGTGCCGGCGAAGAAGTGCAGCCCAGAGTCATGCCCTGCAGTCCATCTCACTTCCTTTCAGGCATGCCTGGGTTGAGAACTGCCACTATAAAAGAGGCAGCACCTGCCAGAAGACAAGGGCATCTTCCCAGAGGAACTCTGCAAAGACAGACATATCCAGCGTTCAGCCTATTGTGGCAGAAAGCTGA
- the LOC104054302 gene encoding G-protein coupled receptor 83 isoform X4 — protein sequence MEAGDLDLEDLGDFGSGTKYEGESQSQTVKALLIVAYSVIICISLFGNILVCHVVIKNKRMHSATSLFIVNLAIADVMITVLNTPFTLVRFVSSTWVFGKLMCHISRFVQYCSVHVSVLTLAAIALDRHQVIMHPLKPRMSMVKGGICIIIIWVMASCFSLPHAIYQTLTRFYIGNRTIRMVCLPSFPPPADLFWKYLDLTTFVLLYVLPLLVISITYTIVAKKLWLRNAIGDLTMEQYYAHQRKKKMTLKMLMVVVLVFAVCWFPLNCYVVLISCRAIHSSNALYFAFHWFAMSSTCYNPFIYCWLNENFRSELKSLLYVCRRRSAAQSHALQSISLPFRHAWVENCHYKRGSTCQKTRASSQRNSAKTDISSVQPIVAES from the exons TGATTTGGACCTGGAGGACCTGGGGGACTTCGGCAGTGGGACCAAATATGAGGGCGAGTCCCAGAGCCAGACGGTGAAGGCGCTGCTGATTGTAGCCTACTCTGTGATCATCTGCATCTCACTATTCGGCAACATCCTGGTGTGCCATGTGGTGATCAAGAACAAAAGGATGCactcagccaccagcctcttcATCGTCAACCTGGCCATTGCTGACGTGATGATCACCGTTCTGAACACCCCCTTCACGCTG GTGCGATTTGTAAGCAGTACGTGGGTTTTTGGGAAGCTGATGTGCCACATAAGCCGGTTTGTGCAGTACTGTTCTGTCCACGTCTCCGTGCTGACCCTTGCTGCCATCGCTCTGGATCGGCATCAG GTTATCATGCACCCCCTCAAGCCACGCATGTCCATGGTGAAAGGAGGGATCTGCATCATTATCATCTGGGTGATGGCCAGCTGCTTCTCACTGCCTCATGCCATCTACCAGACTTTGACGAGATTTTATATTGG GAACAGAACAATACGAATGGTctgcctccccagcttccctcctcctgctgacCTATTCTGGAAGTATTTGGACTTGACTACTTTTGTTCTGTTGTATGTCTTGCCCTTGCTTGTGATCTCCATCACATACACCATAGTGGCCAAGAAGCTCTGGCTGAGGAATGCCATCGGGGACCTCACCATGGAGCAATACTATGCCCATCAACGGAAAAAGAAGATGACATTGAAGATGCTGATGGTGGTGGTGTTAGTATTTGCAGTATGTTGGTTCCCCCTGAACTGCTACGTGGTGTTGATCTCCTGCAGGGCCATCCACAGCAGCAATGCTCTGTACTTCGCTTTTCACTGGTTTGCCATGAGCAGCACTTGCTACAACCCCTTCATTTACTGTTGGCTGAATGAGAACTTCAGATCCGAGTTGAAATCCTTGCTGTATGTGTGCCGGCGAAGAAGTGCAGCCCAGAGTCATGCCCTGCAGTCCATCTCACTTCCTTTCAGGCATGCCTGGGTTGAGAACTGCCACTATAAAAGAGGCAGCACCTGCCAGAAGACAAGGGCATCTTCCCAGAGGAACTCTGCAAAGACAGACATATCCAGCGTTCAGCCTATTGTGGCAGAAAGCTGA
- the LOC104054302 gene encoding G-protein coupled receptor 83 isoform X2 yields MEWFLCREAVDHASAPVSFAGAEITDALSDLDLEDLGDFGSGTKYEGESQSQTVKALLIVAYSVIICISLFGNILVCHVVIKNKRMHSATSLFIVNLAIADVMITVLNTPFTLVRFVSSTWVFGKLMCHISRFVQYCSVHVSVLTLAAIALDRHQVIMHPLKPRMSMVKGGICIIIIWVMASCFSLPHAIYQTLTRFYIGNRTIRMVCLPSFPPPADLFWKYLDLTTFVLLYVLPLLVISITYTIVAKKLWLRNAIGDLTMEQYYAHQRKKKMTLKMLMVVVLVFAVCWFPLNCYVVLISCRAIHSSNALYFAFHWFAMSSTCYNPFIYCWLNENFRSELKSLLYVCRRRSAAQSHALQSISLPFRHAWVENCHYKRGSTCQKTRASSQRNSAKTDISSVQPIVAES; encoded by the exons TGATTTGGACCTGGAGGACCTGGGGGACTTCGGCAGTGGGACCAAATATGAGGGCGAGTCCCAGAGCCAGACGGTGAAGGCGCTGCTGATTGTAGCCTACTCTGTGATCATCTGCATCTCACTATTCGGCAACATCCTGGTGTGCCATGTGGTGATCAAGAACAAAAGGATGCactcagccaccagcctcttcATCGTCAACCTGGCCATTGCTGACGTGATGATCACCGTTCTGAACACCCCCTTCACGCTG GTGCGATTTGTAAGCAGTACGTGGGTTTTTGGGAAGCTGATGTGCCACATAAGCCGGTTTGTGCAGTACTGTTCTGTCCACGTCTCCGTGCTGACCCTTGCTGCCATCGCTCTGGATCGGCATCAG GTTATCATGCACCCCCTCAAGCCACGCATGTCCATGGTGAAAGGAGGGATCTGCATCATTATCATCTGGGTGATGGCCAGCTGCTTCTCACTGCCTCATGCCATCTACCAGACTTTGACGAGATTTTATATTGG GAACAGAACAATACGAATGGTctgcctccccagcttccctcctcctgctgacCTATTCTGGAAGTATTTGGACTTGACTACTTTTGTTCTGTTGTATGTCTTGCCCTTGCTTGTGATCTCCATCACATACACCATAGTGGCCAAGAAGCTCTGGCTGAGGAATGCCATCGGGGACCTCACCATGGAGCAATACTATGCCCATCAACGGAAAAAGAAGATGACATTGAAGATGCTGATGGTGGTGGTGTTAGTATTTGCAGTATGTTGGTTCCCCCTGAACTGCTACGTGGTGTTGATCTCCTGCAGGGCCATCCACAGCAGCAATGCTCTGTACTTCGCTTTTCACTGGTTTGCCATGAGCAGCACTTGCTACAACCCCTTCATTTACTGTTGGCTGAATGAGAACTTCAGATCCGAGTTGAAATCCTTGCTGTATGTGTGCCGGCGAAGAAGTGCAGCCCAGAGTCATGCCCTGCAGTCCATCTCACTTCCTTTCAGGCATGCCTGGGTTGAGAACTGCCACTATAAAAGAGGCAGCACCTGCCAGAAGACAAGGGCATCTTCCCAGAGGAACTCTGCAAAGACAGACATATCCAGCGTTCAGCCTATTGTGGCAGAAAGCTGA